ATGCTGCTATTTAAAATGGACAAACTGCAAACGGGTAGAGTAAAAGTGGATTCAGTGCACGTAACAGAGAAAGCTGATGTGTAGGTGCAGCAAATGAAGAAGGTGACAAATAGCATTTGTCCTTTATAGATAGGGGTCTAGGTTTTAAATATGCAGACGCAATTATTAGGATTACAAAGGGCAGTTGACAAGATTACATGCGGAAAGTAGGATGCAGCTGCAGAGCATGCTGATGGGTTAGAGTGAAGGGTAGGAAAACCATGTAGCTTTTCCAATAGCCCCGTCTCAAACTTCCAAATCATTGCAAACTTGTAAAGTTTAATTTATTGGTGAACTCTTCCCCAGAGGTATCAGTCAGTCTGTCTCATGTGAAAACTTTTCTGATAACCAATATATGGCACATGAAAGGCAGGAAACTACTGCAGCATGAGAACTTCCATTCACTCCTGGCTCAActctcttctgaagaagggtcccggctgaaaacgtcacccatcctttttttcccccagagatgctgcctgacccactgagttactccagcactttgtgtctatcttcagtttataccagcatctgcagttcctttctccacacAAACAGTAATGTTCTCACAGTTGAGTGACCACATGTGTTATAATGTCAATGAAATTCAGAGGATAAATTTGCACGGGTCTGGGTGTGTATAACTACGACTTCAAACAAGTAAGTTACACTCAATGTTTTATGTTACCAATTACTGACAACAAAATAAACCTCTCTTTTTGGCAATGTTTCCATGGATAATGCAAATCCTAAGAGGTCCTACAGGACTCAAACGTTCACTTTTAACCAACCACATGGCCAGTTACATGAAATCAAGTCACCATGCATCCAGCTGCTCAAACACTTCTTTGACATTATGAAGCTCTCTATTTCATTGTAAAACGGCTGTATCTTTTCACAGCTGTATGAAACATCGTTGAGGTATTTTGAGCAAAGGCAAGTGGCTTTCACAAGGAAAATAAAATCTAAAGAAATGAAATACATTCATGATTCAAGAAAGCAAAATCCTCTAGTTGTCAGTGTGGATTGATATCTCTCCTTTATTGAATTGTACCAAAGATATAAAGTTTATAAATATTACTGTACATATGAAAGCAAATGTGCTATTTTTTGTACCTTGCAGAGGTTCACACATACATCCAATGCATACTATATAGTTGTTAATCAACCAATTACTTTTGATGCTTTACACTTTATCAAATACCACTTTAAAATATGTTTATTATATCATTATTCTGCTTCTTCACTCGTGCCTTGATATATTTATTGACAAAGGTATTAATTTGCCTTGTACTTCAAATTTAATGGAAGTTACGATAAAATAAACAGAGTGAGATGTACAAAAcaagatatcgattttattccactcACTGCATCATCAAACAAGCATAATAATATATTGTTATAAATATCAAAACCAAGTCCTATTATTGCATCAGGAATATTTCCAATAGTTAATTCTGCACTAAACTTTCCACAGGAATCTTGGCGCATGTAAACAGGAAGAAAAGGTTTGCATCCTGCAGTGAATCAACATTCCAGATATCCTGATGCACTTTCCCCTGTATGGTTTAGTCTGGTATACAATATCCAATGCAGATTATTGACTGATAACTCAAATAACACcacctttaaaaaaaagattttctgtttttacaccGGTTTAAGCATGAAATAATTTGATATTGTTCAATTTTGCAAACTGGAAGGTAATAAAACTATGCTAACAGCACCAAGTATTATTTGACATGAATTTTAGCATCATCTGTGTTGAATATTGGCCTGAATAGGTCAACCACACTGGGTGCTCTCATCTATACTTGGCTCCATTAaccaatgttttgttttgttacaACATTCTTCCAAACTGCAACAATTTGGAAATTGTAGCTGTTGCTCCTCTGATAGTCACATCGTTCAATCTCTGCTCATTCCCAGCTTTGTAAATTTTACATTGAAGCATTGAGAAACATTTGAGAACAGTCTTCAGAAATCTCAGACTACAAGCAACCAAGTGCAAGGGTTGATAAAGGCATTGCTTTCTCACTTAACCTTACAAAATACATTAAAGGTTGGCCATAGTGTCCCAGTGAAGCCCAAGTGGTTTTGAATTGTTTCTTCTTTTCATTCTTCTTTAAGAACCTGAGTCTCCATTTCAAGTCTAATGTCAGAtcaaataaaaaaatcaaaaaatcttGTACAACTTTTTCTCAAGATTGCTGGAATTATTTTTCTTTATCGGTTTCTAAACAATCAGTGGGTTTTAGACAACTCAAATGGTGGAGGAAGCACTAGTTAgagggaaataaaaacagaaaatgctggaaaacttcaacctgatgaagggtcttcaacctaAAACGTTAACTCAGTTTCTCTATCCACTGATGCTGCCGGACTTGCTGACGGTCTGCAGTGTTTTCTATTTCaacatttccaacatctgcaatgttTTCGATTTGCTACTCATGTTTCAGGATGAATATATTTTATATGGAAAAGTAAATGAAATAATGGATATCATAGTGAACTTGTCAATTTTATCATCTTCTCTACTAACTTCCATTCTCTCAAATTCACTTGAACCTAGTTCTTCGGCCCATCATTCTTCATCCCGTCATGATCCGCCACTTAGCCcatctcattcccccccccctcctcctttctcttTATATCGACTATCGTCTCCCTCCATCTCAGTCCTGAAGCAGGTTGACTCAAAACATCCACTATTGCTTTTCCTCCAACAGATGCTACTCAgcccagagttcctccagcagtttcatTAACCGATATCTCTTACAACACTAATTTAATCCAATATTTTCAGAAGATATTCTTACTCTGCAGCCGTGTCCAAATGTATCATATACGACAAAGTTAGATGGGCAAAAGAAAAACATTCAACAATGGATGCAGTATTAAACTTATATTTACCTATTTTGACACACTTTACACCAAAGTAatgattaaaacaaaaatgtagCGAGCCTTAATGTTTGAAGGTATTTTGTTTCACAGTTTGAGTACTATAAAAAAAGTTCTGCTGCATTGTGATAGTTGCATTCCTAAGAAATCTCAAGTTATAGGaaattgtgtcaatggggaaaggggatcaggggatagaGTTACAGATCACAATAACCAATTTGTTTTTCCTGtagaattttcaaaaataaatgacTATTTTaatagctatttttagttttgttatgcaagctaaaaatactaaaagtTGTATATTACTTTGTTCAATACAGttttaagtggttctctagttcccaATCAAATTTGAGTTATAACCAATTCAGCTGACATAATACAAATAGAGTTCCCTCATTTATCATCCATTTTATATCAAATTAGCATTCTAGAACAGTGAATTATAGCAAAACTACCTGTACCAATGTTCTTGATGAAAATAACTTTGGAGCCAATGCAACATGTTAAACTATTTCACTTACAATGGTCGGGCTCACAGTTTATGGCACAGAAAGGGAAAATGTATGCACAAAATGATCTTGAGAAAGGAAAAGATAAAAATTAACAATGGCAAACTGGAACAGTTGTAACCTTGAACACTGagcaaaatgcattttaaattcaaTACAAATACACAAGACCTTCTATGTAAGAACACTGAACAGTTAGTGAACTGAATAGCACATAATGCGACATTGGACCGTAGCCTGAATATAATGTACTGCCCATCCCTCCAGTAAAATTCAAGTACAAAGTTTCTTCTGAGGTGAATGATGCACTGACAATATTGCAAAAATGCACAACTTTGGAGGAAGCAGTTCAAATCCATCACTGATTAGAGAAATGACCAGTCTCCTATTGATAGGTGGTTCCTCCATTCTCAGAGGTGCTGTCTTAAAATAATTTGGTTCTAAACTCTGCAAGATTAAAACATCTGAACATAAAGGGCCGGAGCTGCTGAGCGCTACTCAGCATATTCAGACCAATTCATGAACACGAGAGTTTCAAGTACAAAATATTTAAGGCCTCAATTCTGATAGGCAGAATAAGAAAGTGCTAGGATCATATTCCTTTCCCTCTTATCTCCTGACTGTACATACATTTCAGCATTGTTCATTCACAATAAAGTACATCAGGTGACGCATGAAGTAATATCAATGGAGCAGCTGCCGGCAACGGTACAAAgattggtctcaacccgaaacgtcgcctatttccttcgctccatagatgctgcctcacccgctgagtttttccagcatttttgcctaccttcgattttccagcatctgcagttccttcttaaacaaagaagatTATCAAATCTCCCTCCTTCATATTCTTGCAGACACATGAACTGAAAAGATTACTGGATTGTTTCTGCATTGCTAGTTTGGTGCAAATTATGAGAATTGTACAAATAAACAATTAAATGGAAACTATCAATGGCAATTAACACAGTGGGTGTGTACCAGTTTTTTGTAAGGAATGATAGGCTGCTTCCTGCACAATATTGTTAAAACCAACGCAAATATTTGTGGACACTTATGCTCTGAACATAagcaagtttaagaataagggataggccatttaaaacggagacgaggaaaaaccttttcaccccgagttgtgaatctgtggaattctctgcctcagaaggcattggaggcagattctctggatgtttcaagagagagttagaccaagctcttaaagatagcggagtcaagggaaatggagagaaggcagaaactgggtgctgattgtggatgatcatccatgatcacagtgaatgacggtgctggcttgaagggccgaatggcctactcctgcacctattgtctatggtcaatGCTTAAAATTCCACAATTTTTTGTGGCAGTTAGGCCAATTATAGCTACGTCACCAAAATAGAGTAAAATAAACAGAAGATTATCAGTCAATTCATCAGAGATCAGTAAGCATTTACTATGCACTTCTGTTAAATAATTCTTGCAACAAAATTTAGTACCAATGTTCACTGATAGAAATAGTTATCACAAATGTATCTTCCTTCACAGAATTTTCAATTAAGCACTAAAACAGTTCAAACAATAAAAGCACACATTCTAACTATAACTCTACCCTGCagccaaaaataaaaatactttaGACAAAGAAACTTTTGCTTGGATCAATATGCATAATGCACCATTTTTGAAGAAGCAAATGAGACCAGATTGGTGCAAATTGAACACAATTTCAATTTTCCGTTGCATCAATCTTAAGCAAATCTATATTTATTGACCTTTCACTTGGCTTAAAATTTCTCGATGCCACAAGTGAagtttaattaaaatattaaataaatagcCAGATCTTGCATCAGTAAAGATGGATATAAAACCTTTTATTATATTAAAAATTATTAATGCTACAATATGAGCATTTGCATTGAGATGTCATCTTCCCAAAGGAAATAATATTTCAGTCTCCATTATCACAACTAATGCACAACCTTTCTTACTGTCAATTTAAATCATCTTCTGAGGAACTGCTGTCTCCATGATCTCTAAATCCTGGATATGCTGCAACAGCTTCATGTTGCAGATCGAATGTCACCATTTTAATGTTCATTCTCTGTGATAGTTTCTCTGCAGCTTGCTTGGCCTGTGTCGACTGTAAAAGGGAATAGCTGTATTAATTTGAAGGTCAAAGCAGAAGGCATCACACAGCTTATTTCAATCACATGTTACTCAACGGATGCAGCTTCATGTAACATTAAGAAATATTTATACGCCAAAAACATAATCTCATTGAACACCAGTAAGTAGAAGTTGGTATAAACACTGCAGTTGTCAAGTTCTGTTACAATATTGAGTCTTAGATTATGAAACTAAAAAGAGTCCACAGATGTCCAGTCTCAAAATAGCATCAATTGCACACTGAAATTAAGTTTGAATTACTAAAGGCATTTAATTGCCATGAACCCAGATTAAGTAATACATCAAAGagtaaatttgctgttccctttATCAATTAAATGATGAAAAATAAATGCAGATTTTCATTACTCAGTCCCAAGTGAGCTGCTCTGCATTTTCAGAAGCAAAATTAACATTTATCCTAGCCCATTTATGTGTAATGTAGATCACATTACATATTTATTTTCTAGTACACATGATATTTAAACAGTTCAGAATCAATAGTTTAAATTATGTGGTTACAAGCTAAAGGATACAAAACCAATATTCAAAATAAAAGTAAATTATAACTTTGCACAACCAATTTGGAAgttattaatttaaatatttcacaTATTGATTGTGGATTCTGGCCATTACTTACCTCATATTTTTGCTTTTGTGAGATTTGTAATTCTGCAGATTCTTCAAAGGACAGTAGTTGAATAGGAGAGTGGTAAAGTGGGGGCAATCTAGCAGCTGTGATATCATCAAGGTGCTTCCGGTCTCTCAATCTACGTTCTGCTGGAGAAAGTTTCAGCTCTGATCTGCCAGGTGAATGGTCTGGAGATGAACCAGGGGATCCAGATAGGCTGATGCAAAACAAAATGCATATTCACACTGAGAGACCATCTTACTCATGAAAAAAGCTATGAAATGTATAACTCAGTCATACAACATTTACAGATCACTTTGCCAGAGCTGCATAATAGCAGGGTACTTCATAGAAGCTCAGTAGCCTCCTCAACACCAGAGAAAACGAATAAAATGAATTCCACTGAAGCCTTTCATTGTTATCATATGTCATAACATTGCACTATATTATGCTGTTCTACATGGTTAAGTAAACTGTACTAGTTAACCTTTCCTTTCCTACTCATAGATTTGGTGCAGCAAAAATAGGATCAATATCTATACATTGAGACAGTGGTAAACAAAACTATGGAAATGTAACTAAAGAATACAACTGGAAACAtttctgtaggtatgttacaaaacctacctgaatcgtcattgggaatctgccctcagccatggccgcgattttggcgctgtttggagggggcgggttttaaacgcgatttttactaggctgtactaatcgcacatgttcagcctagtaaatcattaacgaaaaatcgctgcaagacccggtcgcaaaaggtattattagttttataggcctcgataatatagttctaatagttttaaaattactgtctcattccgcaacctctcgcagccccagggttttataaagcaaacaattaaaggtatgtaccttatttttacattaaatggggcatatatataaccctatatatcaagttatctataacgaatagttcattttgggctttttatatcccgcagtatttttctcggcatttgagggcactaatccagcgctgtgtcaacgttctaaaccagcgcgttccacatgaacccactagaaagccgatttaaatgggcatttatttacagcaattgaacactaaattccttccatttggcctataaattaatgtaaattagatataaaaatcatgttatattgtgaattatttgtgaataatctttggacacttaggctatttaaaaatgttaatctttccttaagaaatgggcttttgataatccaagatcacagcttttttgtaatgtccattgaaaatcaatagggaacaagatgctaatttccgagtatgaaaatggtcataacttttttaatacttgagatatgaaagtgaatttggtgtcaaattaaacttattgttatgctttatctgatgggataaattgcagacttgattttttaaatctcaaaattttgtaacattgctaatttctGATGATTTAAAAACTTCAAGACAGCAAACGTACTTTCATTGGATTACCCAACCAGGAGGTCACCTATTTGGTAACTTCCAATCTTAAAACCTGGTTAGCACTTAGAAGGAGGGCAGCAACACAATATCAGACATTTGAAGAGAAAGGTGGTTGCAGGCCATTGCCAAGAAATCACCTCCAATGGAGCTTCTAGAGTAGCCCAACCATCAGACCAGGCTCAGGAattatcttacatagaaacatagaaaataggtgcaggagtaggccattcggccattcaacatgatcatggctgatcatccaactcagtatcccatccctgccttctctccataccccctgatctctttagccacaaaggccacatctaacgccctcttaaatatagccaatgaactggcctcaactaccttctgtggcagagaattccacagattcaccactctctgtgtaaaaaatgattttctcatctcagtcctaaaggacttccctcttatccttaaactgtgacccctagttctggactcccccaacatcgggaataatcttcctgcatctagcctgtccaaccccttaagaattttgtaagtttctataagatcccccctcaatcttctgaattctagcgtgtacaagccaagtctatccagtctttcttcatatgaaagtcctgccatcccaggaatcagtctggtgaaccttctctgtactccctctatggcaagaatatctttcctcagattaggagaccaaaactgtacgcaatactccaggtgtggtctcaccaagaccctgtacaactgcagtagaacctccctgttcttatactcaaatcctcaaaaCGAAGGGACTGCCCAACGAGTCCAATTAAGTTATTCAGTACTAATGCTCCTACCCTAATAATGCATAACGATGTCCTCCTTTACATCGACAGATAGCAGAGAGGACGTGCATTGCCTGTAAAAATCTTGTTCCAAATGCCTGCAATGTCAGCTGGCAGACTTCTATAGACCCTTATCTCAACATTCGTATGATAGGCAATGTAACAGCATAACTGTTTATATATAACATTTTGAAATTACAGGATTAAACAAAAATGGATTAAGCTTCTAAGAACTAACAATGCTTAAATTCAGTCAAGTGCCCACATGGAGCTTGTCTAACCCCTGGCGCAACTTACTGGTTGGTTTTGAATTGTGCTTTTTTCACCAGTGGATTCATAGCTCTGTGCTGAAGTACATCAACATAATGAGGATTTTTCTTCACTTGGTGCAGAGTCCGAAAGGGATTGTCAGTGAAATTCACATCGCTGATCAAAGTTGATTCCTCGTGGATTTTCTTAGGTACTTTTCTGTGCTCATTTTCAGTGAGAGAGACTTTGCCAAATCTATCAGCGAGCAACTCAGTTGTTTCGTCAAAATCTCCGTCCATAACATTAGTGGCGTTATGCAGATCGAGATGATTGTTTCCTTCCTGCTTTATATCCACAGTACTCTGGTGGTGCATCTGAGAATCAAGAGAGTTCTCACTTTTCGTAGAAACCTTAGAGCTTTGAATTGCTAAAGTTGCTTGCTCCTTTTCTAATACGGTTCCTCTCACAggatttgatttttgattttcaATGCATACTTCAGAATTCTCATTCTTAACACCACTTTGAACATTAATCTTTGACAAAACATACTGATCTTTCTCAGTTTCAttccaaacctgttgtgctgttaGAGTTGAAGTTACAACCTCATTTGTAAGGTCCTTTTCCTTGTCGAAAGTCATCTCCACCTGCGCCACCTGAAACTCCAGTTTAACTGCTGAAAGCAGTTCTGCTGTTCGTTCCACTTCTTCATGGCGAGCAATGGCAGCGTCAAGTTTTTGTATGAACTCATTGATTCGTTTACCCTTGTCTGGCATGCTCTGAATAAATTTCCTTAAAGAAAATTAAATAGTTTGATTATTAACTTATTGCTAAGGAACCGGATACATATTTAGAGTACGTACGCAGAACAACAcagtacaggaacaagccctACGGCCCGCAATGtttacgggtagggaacgggtgtgttgggggagcagacccaacgggcctgtacttggtctagtttaaAACTAAGACTGAACTTCAAAATATGAATACTGATATTTTTCTTAAGCTCTACATGCCACATGGAATCAGGTGTGGGAAAGAGAGGATGGTGGCAGATAAAAAGGCACCGTTAAAACTGCAGCCAATGCCTTCAGACTGCAGCAGGTGTTAAGACATACATCTCCATGCCCTAGGATTAACTCATTTATTTGACTCCATCCACCCCAAGATTAATCTCTTTCCATTTTACCGCTCTTCTCCCTCCCTTGTCCCCTAGGTTAACCGAGTCATCCTTCAGGCTTCCGAATTAAATGGTATGAGATCTTGCACTGATGTCAAGTAAAACTTAGTAACATTCAACCTCCTCCATTCTTGCTGTAACACATGTGGCATGAGAGGAGATCTGGGTGTCTGGGGTTAcgcggcgaaggcaggagaatggggctaagaggAAAACGTAGATCAGCCATTACCGAatagcggagtagaattgatgggccgaacggcctaattctgctcccgtcaTCTATGGACATATGATATGCGTGGCAGGAGAAATTATGCTCTAATTTTTGAAGGAGCATAAAGGAAAATCCATTGCAGGTCCACAGGCTCCCACTAGCCTACGTTTTATTTCATGTAGGGTCATTATATTCTCCTAGATTTAGCGTTTGTTTCAATGCAAAGCGCGGGAGGGGCTCAGCGGGTCGGGGCTGCCCCTTGCCCGGGTCGGGGCTGCCCCTTGCCCGGGTCGGGGCTGCCTCATGCCCGGGTCGGGGTCGGGGCCGCCTATTGCCCGGGTCGGGGCTGCCTATTGCCCGGGTCGGGGCTGC
The genomic region above belongs to Leucoraja erinacea ecotype New England chromosome 33, Leri_hhj_1, whole genome shotgun sequence and contains:
- the polr2m gene encoding protein GRINL1A, with the protein product MAAGSSERQGTVGDLDKKPKGELVELLRRQHKLKANKKFIQSMPDKGKRINEFIQKLDAAIARHEEVERTAELLSAVKLEFQVAQVEMTFDKEKDLTNEVVTSTLTAQQVWNETEKDQYVLSKINVQSGVKNENSEVCIENQKSNPVRGTVLEKEQATLAIQSSKVSTKSENSLDSQMHHQSTVDIKQEGNNHLDLHNATNVMDGDFDETTELLADRFGKVSLTENEHRKVPKKIHEESTLISDVNFTDNPFRTLHQVKKNPHYVDVLQHRAMNPLVKKAQFKTNHLSGSPGSSPDHSPGRSELKLSPAERRLRDRKHLDDITAARLPPLYHSPIQLLSFEESAELQISQKQKYESTQAKQAAEKLSQRMNIKMVTFDLQHEAVAAYPGFRDHGDSSSSEDDLN